In a single window of the Spirochaetaceae bacterium genome:
- a CDS encoding amidohydrolase family protein, translating into MRPWIDCHNHVGRTLNRLPPTGQSTALALARFAETNVYASLSMPTATGGLMLRGLEDIRDQNRVIARARRDFPAHTPLGLALVEPCLGRVAVDEAEWAMSELGLHGIVSHPPVREACIPFVEMAAARGGLCNVHMHDALFGEIARMFPGATFITHASSHAAEHFAGLDNVWFEVVQYPDGRGSRWDFARLAGQVGRERILFGADLPYYDYRLLQRIIEQAPVDDDLKDRIAYRNMLELIRQYNPQWRMPDAPPAAPRVYRAEELWAVDPDKPDRLTVYG; encoded by the coding sequence ATGAGACCCTGGATTGACTGTCACAACCACGTCGGGCGCACCCTGAACCGGCTGCCGCCCACCGGCCAGAGCACCGCCTTGGCGCTGGCCCGATTCGCCGAGACGAATGTCTACGCCAGCCTTTCGATGCCGACCGCCACCGGCGGCCTGATGCTGCGCGGGCTGGAGGATATCCGCGACCAGAACCGGGTGATCGCGCGCGCCCGCCGCGACTTTCCCGCGCACACGCCGCTGGGACTGGCGCTGGTGGAGCCGTGCCTGGGGCGCGTCGCCGTCGACGAGGCGGAGTGGGCGATGAGCGAGCTGGGCCTGCACGGCATCGTCTCCCACCCGCCGGTGCGCGAGGCGTGCATCCCGTTCGTGGAGATGGCGGCGGCACGCGGCGGCCTGTGCAACGTGCACATGCACGACGCCCTGTTCGGCGAGATCGCGCGCATGTTCCCCGGCGCCACCTTCATCACCCATGCCAGCAGCCACGCCGCCGAGCACTTCGCGGGGCTGGACAACGTCTGGTTCGAGGTGGTGCAGTACCCGGACGGGCGCGGCAGCCGCTGGGACTTCGCCCGGCTGGCCGGCCAGGTGGGCCGCGAGCGGATACTGTTCGGCGCCGACCTGCCCTATTACGACTACCGCCTGCTGCAGCGGATCATCGAGCAGGCGCCGGTCGACGACGACCTCAAGGACCGCATCGCCTACCGCAACATGCTGGAGCTGATCCGCCAGTACAACCCACAGTGGCGCATGCCCGACGCCCCGCCCGCGGCCCCGCGCGTGTATCGCGCCGAGGAGCTGTGGGCCGTGGACCCGGACAAACCCGATCGCCTGACCGTATACGGCTGA
- a CDS encoding sialidase family protein: protein MTADPRELYRTRPDLVIHDPTGGEERRWDDEEFYWLNEHILVHPLGDGSLLATWTAERLDAPCLMRIGVKRSTDGGDSWSPLVWVDGRGVGGDGQPAAWQVPLESPDGRVYLLYPLCHPSAGYTGGLYCRYSDDRGSSWSPRCTLPLPPSAIDSPDPEREPVRWIGCSGMHRTAAGQILIPFTHWAGNQRVPAGTARFKERYSHVELMRVENLHDSPPPDRLELSWLNRDAPVTAPHERVAGASFAQEPYLVDLPDGRLFMAIRTNLGEVWYAVSADQGRTWDEARPLRTRDVGPKLRHPCSPCPVFSLGDRRYLLLFHDNDGYAFGADDRWHVRNRRPTYACVGEFRPDAEQPIWWGEARLLIDNDAVPWGPPDQGRFESAAYVSMTHVAGRRVLWYPDRKGFLLGKRLDDEWLLPERSGNSHLPTIPVAYPAVLNRSATVASRGAMRSMPRFDSTLSAPVRWW from the coding sequence GTGACTGCCGATCCCCGCGAGCTCTACCGCACCCGCCCCGACCTTGTCATTCACGATCCGACCGGCGGCGAGGAGCGTCGCTGGGACGACGAGGAGTTCTACTGGCTGAACGAGCACATCCTCGTCCACCCCCTCGGCGACGGCTCGCTGCTGGCCACCTGGACGGCGGAGCGGCTCGACGCTCCCTGTCTCATGCGCATCGGCGTAAAGCGCAGCACCGACGGGGGCGACTCCTGGTCGCCCTTGGTGTGGGTGGACGGTCGCGGCGTCGGCGGCGACGGCCAGCCCGCGGCGTGGCAGGTACCCCTGGAGTCGCCCGACGGACGCGTGTACCTGCTGTACCCGCTCTGCCATCCGTCGGCGGGCTACACCGGCGGCCTGTACTGCCGCTACTCGGACGACCGGGGCAGCTCCTGGTCGCCGCGCTGCACCCTGCCATTGCCGCCGTCGGCCATCGACAGCCCCGACCCCGAGCGTGAGCCGGTGCGCTGGATCGGCTGCAGCGGCATGCACCGGACTGCCGCCGGCCAGATCCTGATTCCGTTCACCCACTGGGCGGGCAACCAGCGGGTGCCGGCCGGCACGGCGCGATTCAAGGAACGGTACAGTCACGTTGAGCTGATGCGGGTGGAGAACCTGCACGACTCGCCGCCACCCGACCGGCTGGAGCTCTCCTGGCTCAACCGGGACGCCCCGGTGACGGCGCCGCACGAACGCGTGGCCGGCGCCTCGTTCGCCCAGGAGCCGTACTTGGTGGACCTGCCGGACGGCAGGCTCTTCATGGCCATCCGCACCAACCTGGGCGAGGTGTGGTACGCGGTCTCCGCGGACCAGGGACGGACCTGGGACGAGGCGCGGCCGTTGCGCACGCGCGACGTCGGCCCGAAGCTCCGGCATCCCTGCTCACCGTGCCCGGTGTTCAGCCTCGGCGACCGGCGGTACCTGCTGCTCTTCCACGACAACGACGGCTACGCCTTCGGCGCCGACGACCGCTGGCACGTGCGCAACCGGCGTCCCACCTACGCCTGCGTCGGGGAGTTCCGTCCCGACGCCGAGCAGCCGATCTGGTGGGGCGAAGCGCGGCTGCTGATCGACAACGACGCCGTGCCGTGGGGTCCGCCCGACCAGGGCCGCTTCGAGTCGGCCGCGTACGTGAGCATGACCCACGTAGCCGGCCGGCGAGTGCTCTGGTACCCGGACCGCAAGGGGTTCCTGCTCGGCAAGCGGCTGGACGACGAGTGGCTATTACCGGAACGTTCCGGTAATAGCCACTTGCCGACCATTCCGGTGGCGTATCCCGCCGTCTTGAACAGGTCGGCGACCGTCGCCTCGCGCGGGGCGATGCGGTCCATGCCGCGGTTCGACTCCACGCTGAGCGCCCCGGTGCGCTGGTGGTAG
- a CDS encoding sulfatase-like hydrolase/transferase translates to MRADALGQATPALNALARRGVRFENCYCAATLCSPSRNSIVTGLFPGQHGVCGNMGDPIAADLRADTHARHLQELGYHTAYVGKHHYVDRSGLAYDLVDDDPLLREYGYHHVWQVGDVADARRGADRFTRHLAERGLLAEWRREVGAGYVAGSDPGNTTDGYIGESAQRYLQSYEGGAPLFLTVGFVGPHGPYWSPEPYASMFAPEQVAEPVGVRGRVRTGSDLYGARDLARSGSLDDPAIVDRFRRQRAASLGMVAFIDHQVDRLLRVLAQRGWIDDTLVVFTSDHGNLLGDHGLEGKRFFHEPVSRVPLLMAGPGVTGDRRVGMTTARELASGVDLYPTFLDAAGAARPGGDRAREGISLLGLLRGQAAPRREVFSELGTAMMIRDARHKLVYDPEQGGVLELYDLRRDPWELHNLAGSAGCRGLEAELIDRMLARMIRLTHYSHLKERINFQQVRV, encoded by the coding sequence ATGCGGGCGGACGCCCTTGGGCAGGCCACCCCTGCGCTCAACGCGCTGGCGCGGCGCGGGGTGCGGTTCGAGAACTGCTACTGCGCGGCCACGCTGTGCTCGCCGTCCCGCAACAGCATCGTCACCGGGCTGTTTCCCGGTCAGCACGGAGTGTGCGGCAACATGGGCGACCCGATCGCGGCAGACCTGCGCGCCGACACCCATGCCCGCCACCTGCAGGAGTTGGGCTACCACACCGCCTACGTCGGCAAGCACCACTACGTCGACCGCTCCGGGCTGGCGTATGACCTGGTCGACGATGACCCGCTGCTGCGGGAGTACGGGTACCACCACGTCTGGCAGGTGGGCGACGTGGCCGACGCGCGCCGCGGAGCGGACCGGTTCACTCGCCACCTGGCCGAGCGCGGCCTGTTGGCGGAGTGGCGCCGCGAGGTCGGTGCCGGTTACGTGGCCGGCAGCGACCCGGGCAACACCACCGACGGCTACATCGGCGAATCGGCGCAGCGCTACCTGCAGTCGTACGAGGGCGGCGCGCCGCTGTTTCTCACCGTCGGCTTCGTCGGCCCGCACGGACCGTACTGGTCCCCGGAGCCGTACGCGAGCATGTTCGCACCAGAGCAGGTGGCCGAGCCGGTGGGCGTTCGCGGCCGCGTGCGCACCGGCAGCGACCTCTACGGCGCCCGCGACCTGGCCCGCAGCGGCAGCCTGGACGACCCGGCGATCGTCGATCGGTTCCGCCGCCAGCGCGCCGCCAGCCTGGGGATGGTGGCGTTCATCGACCACCAGGTCGACCGCCTCCTGCGGGTACTGGCGCAGCGTGGCTGGATCGACGACACCCTGGTCGTGTTCACCTCCGACCACGGCAACCTGCTCGGGGATCACGGGCTGGAGGGCAAGCGCTTCTTCCACGAGCCGGTGAGCCGCGTGCCGCTGCTGATGGCCGGGCCGGGCGTGACCGGCGACCGCCGCGTGGGGATGACCACCGCCCGCGAGCTGGCCAGCGGCGTGGATCTTTACCCCACCTTCCTGGATGCCGCCGGGGCCGCGCGGCCAGGCGGAGATCGCGCTCGCGAAGGGATCAGCCTGCTCGGGCTCCTGCGCGGGCAGGCCGCCCCGCGCCGCGAGGTGTTCTCGGAGCTGGGCACGGCGATGATGATTCGCGATGCCCGTCACAAGCTGGTCTACGACCCCGAACAGGGCGGCGTGCTGGAACTTTACGACCTGCGCCGTGACCCGTGGGAGCTGCACAACCTCGCCGGCAGCGCCGGGTGCCGCGGCCTGGAGGCGGAGCTGATCGACCGGATGCTGGCGCGCATGATCCGTCTGACCCACTACAGCCACCTGAAGGAGCGCATCAACTTCCAGCAGGTGCGGGTGTGA
- a CDS encoding Gfo/Idh/MocA family oxidoreductase → MQRPVRLGLIGCGGIVRQSHAPGYRATPDLVRVSALADPVADNLAQMGELLAVSPERRYTDHRQMLEHAELDAVTIATPHHLHAEHAIDAAEAGVAVISEKPMATSVEQAEEVLAAVERHGVPYAVVHNFLFTPGMERARELLAEGAVGAPFFGRAKSLFNKTDDRADPNNEWRASRAAGGGAINDTAYHEIYLLETLVGAPVRYVEARVATQHFAFDVDDLALLLLEHEGGALSTVATSWCVPGDGGAGARDAGESANLAEAQGPAGGVRVMRRGRGLWQYARDTRRWHEVALPPQPAWAESGHGRYFAATFEALAAGSPPPIGGGLALHNLRIVAAARRASAERRAVELPPPDAAG, encoded by the coding sequence ATGCAACGACCGGTTCGTCTGGGCCTGATCGGTTGCGGGGGGATCGTGCGGCAGAGCCACGCGCCGGGGTACCGTGCGACTCCCGACCTGGTGCGGGTGAGCGCGCTGGCCGACCCGGTGGCGGACAACCTGGCGCAGATGGGCGAGTTGCTGGCGGTGTCACCCGAGCGGCGCTACACCGACCATCGGCAGATGCTGGAGCACGCCGAGTTGGACGCGGTCACGATCGCCACGCCGCACCACCTGCATGCCGAACACGCGATCGACGCGGCCGAGGCGGGCGTGGCGGTGATCAGCGAGAAGCCGATGGCCACCTCGGTGGAGCAGGCCGAGGAGGTGCTGGCGGCGGTGGAGCGCCACGGCGTGCCCTACGCGGTGGTGCACAATTTCCTGTTCACGCCGGGCATGGAGCGGGCGCGGGAGCTGCTGGCCGAGGGCGCCGTGGGGGCACCCTTCTTCGGCCGCGCCAAGTCGCTGTTCAACAAGACCGACGACCGCGCCGACCCCAACAACGAGTGGCGTGCCTCGCGCGCCGCCGGGGGCGGCGCCATCAACGACACCGCCTACCACGAGATCTACCTGCTGGAGACGCTGGTAGGCGCGCCGGTGCGCTACGTGGAGGCGCGCGTGGCCACGCAGCACTTCGCCTTCGACGTGGACGACCTGGCGCTGCTGCTGCTGGAGCACGAGGGCGGCGCCCTGTCCACGGTGGCCACCTCCTGGTGCGTCCCCGGCGACGGCGGAGCCGGCGCTCGCGACGCCGGCGAGAGCGCCAACCTGGCCGAGGCACAGGGCCCGGCCGGCGGGGTGCGCGTGATGCGCCGCGGGCGCGGGCTGTGGCAGTATGCGCGCGATACCCGGCGCTGGCACGAGGTGGCGCTGCCGCCGCAGCCGGCGTGGGCGGAGAGCGGCCACGGGCGCTACTTCGCCGCCACCTTCGAGGCCCTCGCCGCGGGCAGCCCGCCCCCGATCGGCGGCGGGCTGGCCCTGCACAACCTGCGCATCGTCGCCGCTGCCCGCCGCGCCAGCGCCGAACGCCGCGCCGTGGAGCTGCCGCCGCCGGACGCCGCCGGCTGA
- a CDS encoding phytanoyl-CoA dioxygenase family protein translates to MRGYLVVRNALTADQVAALSEQFDRVRAKGVKRHYGSDRTRLPDAADRAWSSASLLEWGGPYIDLIDLPTIAPYLEQLLGVGYRLDHDYLNVNNAANHRSLYLHGGGQGAGGDTTLVGPTDGGQCYYRYNNGTFYNGLIAVAYELNTVQPGDGGFACIAGSHKANFELPPDWKNSATQDEIPEVVDRVAVDAGDAIIFTEALAHGTVPWRGPNERRTIFYKYTPHAVAWSPCYYNADHYGDLSDRQRAMLMPPSAYGPDERTRAIWNRAQAEQAELVRLREEVAALKGSA, encoded by the coding sequence TTGCGCGGGTACCTTGTGGTCAGAAACGCCCTGACCGCCGACCAGGTCGCCGCCTTGTCCGAGCAGTTCGACCGGGTGCGGGCCAAGGGCGTCAAGCGTCACTACGGGTCCGACCGAACCCGGTTGCCGGACGCTGCCGACCGGGCCTGGTCATCGGCCTCGCTGCTGGAGTGGGGCGGTCCCTACATCGACCTGATCGACCTCCCCACCATCGCGCCGTATCTGGAACAACTCCTGGGCGTGGGCTACCGGCTCGATCACGACTACCTCAACGTCAACAATGCCGCGAACCACCGATCGCTCTATCTGCATGGGGGCGGGCAGGGCGCCGGCGGAGACACCACGCTCGTAGGCCCCACCGATGGCGGCCAGTGCTACTACCGCTACAACAACGGCACGTTTTACAACGGCTTGATCGCGGTCGCGTACGAACTGAACACGGTGCAGCCCGGCGATGGGGGTTTCGCCTGCATCGCGGGCAGCCACAAGGCCAACTTCGAGCTGCCGCCTGACTGGAAGAACAGCGCCACCCAGGACGAAATCCCGGAGGTTGTGGACCGCGTAGCCGTCGACGCGGGCGACGCCATCATCTTTACCGAAGCCCTTGCCCACGGAACCGTGCCCTGGAGGGGACCGAACGAACGGCGGACGATCTTCTACAAGTACACTCCGCACGCCGTGGCCTGGAGCCCGTGCTACTACAACGCCGATCACTACGGTGATCTTTCGGACCGGCAGCGCGCCATGCTGATGCCGCCGAGCGCCTACGGTCCCGACGAGCGCACCAGGGCCATCTGGAACCGAGCCCAGGCTGAGCAAGCCGAGCTGGTGCGGCTGCGCGAGGAAGTCGCCGCGCTCAAGGGGTCGGCCTGA
- a CDS encoding arylsulfatase, whose amino-acid sequence MSDKRPDAVRPDVVVILVDDMGWSDLGCYGGEIATPNLDRLAARGVRYTQFYNCARCCPTRAALLTGLYPHRAGIGHMTAQTSDAVRQSRLLGRPHYRGYLGDHTATIAEALRPAGYQTFMSGKWHVGSFRPHWPTDRGFDRYAGMLSGACNYWQPGAQAGLLVDDEPVTDLPPDFYTTDWFSDRAAQFVAEADPDRPYFLYLGYNAPHWPLHAWPEDIAKYRGSYTVGWDEIRRRRLARQKELGLFPDGLQLSPRDPECPPWDQIDRIPDAEGRTFSADEWDLRMAVYAAMIDRMDQGVGRLLDQIRRTRDLDNTVIMFASDNGACAESWDPVPDVPAGPKESYTACFLPWANASNTPFRLFKHWLHEGGSATPFIVHYPNQVGGRRIETQYYAHVKDIMATCLDLTGAPYPSHVRGYPTLSLDSRSLLPNLNGEESENPETLYLEHEGNRAVRQGNWKLVSYYNEARGYTRTGVGKGDRTGPWELYDLEADRVELNDLSAAEPALRDKLIEDYGRFSERTGVSDWQEIQRDLERLYREQ is encoded by the coding sequence GTGAGCGACAAACGACCCGACGCCGTCCGACCCGATGTCGTCGTGATCCTGGTGGACGACATGGGCTGGTCCGACCTGGGCTGCTACGGCGGCGAGATCGCCACCCCCAACCTCGACCGCCTGGCCGCGCGCGGCGTCCGCTACACGCAGTTCTACAACTGCGCGCGCTGCTGCCCGACCCGTGCCGCGCTGCTCACCGGGCTGTATCCGCACCGCGCGGGCATCGGGCACATGACCGCGCAGACCTCCGACGCCGTGCGCCAGAGCCGCCTGCTCGGACGCCCGCACTACCGCGGCTACCTGGGCGACCACACCGCGACCATCGCCGAGGCGCTGCGGCCCGCCGGCTACCAGACCTTCATGTCCGGCAAGTGGCACGTCGGCTCGTTCCGCCCGCACTGGCCCACCGACCGCGGCTTCGACCGCTACGCCGGCATGCTGTCCGGCGCCTGCAACTACTGGCAGCCGGGCGCACAGGCGGGGCTGCTGGTGGACGACGAGCCGGTCACCGACCTGCCGCCCGACTTCTACACCACCGACTGGTTCAGCGACCGCGCCGCGCAGTTCGTCGCCGAGGCCGACCCCGACCGCCCCTACTTCCTGTACCTGGGCTACAACGCCCCGCACTGGCCGCTGCACGCCTGGCCGGAGGACATCGCGAAGTACCGCGGCTCCTACACGGTGGGCTGGGACGAGATCCGCCGCCGCCGGCTGGCCCGCCAGAAAGAACTGGGGCTGTTCCCGGACGGCCTGCAGCTATCGCCGCGCGACCCGGAGTGTCCGCCGTGGGACCAGATCGACCGCATCCCGGACGCCGAGGGGCGCACCTTCAGCGCCGACGAGTGGGACCTGCGCATGGCGGTGTACGCGGCCATGATCGACCGCATGGACCAGGGCGTCGGCCGGCTGCTCGACCAGATCCGCCGCACCCGCGACCTCGACAACACGGTGATCATGTTCGCCTCCGACAACGGCGCCTGCGCCGAGTCGTGGGATCCCGTCCCCGACGTGCCCGCCGGCCCCAAGGAGTCGTACACGGCATGCTTCCTGCCGTGGGCCAACGCCTCCAACACGCCGTTCCGGCTGTTCAAGCACTGGCTGCACGAGGGCGGCTCGGCGACTCCGTTCATCGTCCACTACCCCAACCAGGTCGGCGGCAGGCGTATCGAGACGCAGTACTACGCTCACGTCAAGGACATCATGGCCACCTGCCTCGACCTGACCGGCGCGCCCTACCCGAGCCACGTGCGCGGCTACCCAACCCTGTCCCTCGACAGCCGCTCGCTGCTGCCCAACCTGAACGGCGAGGAGTCGGAGAACCCGGAGACCCTGTACCTGGAACACGAGGGCAACCGCGCCGTGCGGCAGGGCAACTGGAAGCTGGTCTCCTACTACAATGAAGCGCGCGGCTACACCCGCACCGGCGTCGGCAAGGGCGACCGCACCGGCCCCTGGGAGCTGTACGACCTGGAGGCCGACCGGGTGGAACTGAACGACCTGTCAGCCGCCGAGCCGGCGCTGCGCGACAAGCTGATCGAGGACTACGGCCGCTTCTCGGAGCGCACCGGCGTGTCCGACTGGCAGGAGATCCAGCGCGACCTCGAGCGCCTCTACCGCGAGCAGTGA
- a CDS encoding ABC transporter permease: MATDRAPAVNRAEAQTTSAEERYYIASQRQLMWRKFRKHRMAVIAGAILLLAYLVAFTYEFCAPYGSLTQHEGYVQAPPTRIRLIDADGRLRRPFVYGLTGQVNLETFQREFVEDQAVIHPLRFLARGEPYRFWGSLDGDLHLFDAGDGRVFLLGTDELGRDLFSRILAGSRVSLTIGLVGVMISFVLGCLLGGISGYFGGLPDLLIQRLIEIFNSIPGIPLWMALSAVIPVDWPVLRTYFTITLILSVLGWTGVARVVRGKLLELREYDYVTAARLAGTRAGTIIATHLLPGFLSYLIVRLTLAIPGMILGETALSFLGLGIQPPAVSWGTLLRGAQNVTSIAIYPWLLTPALFVIVAVLLYNFVGDGLRDAADPYAMSGRG, encoded by the coding sequence ATGGCGACCGACCGCGCCCCTGCCGTGAACCGCGCCGAAGCGCAAACCACCAGCGCGGAGGAGCGCTACTACATCGCCTCGCAGCGGCAGTTGATGTGGCGCAAGTTCCGCAAGCACCGCATGGCGGTGATCGCCGGCGCCATCCTGCTGCTGGCCTACCTGGTGGCGTTCACCTACGAGTTCTGCGCCCCCTACGGTTCGCTCACCCAGCATGAAGGCTACGTGCAGGCGCCGCCGACGCGCATCCGCCTGATCGATGCCGACGGGCGCCTGCGCCGGCCGTTCGTGTACGGCCTCACCGGGCAGGTGAACCTGGAGACCTTTCAGCGCGAGTTCGTTGAGGACCAGGCGGTGATCCATCCGCTGCGTTTCCTGGCCCGTGGCGAGCCGTACCGCTTCTGGGGATCGCTCGACGGCGACCTGCACCTGTTCGACGCCGGCGACGGGCGGGTGTTCCTGCTGGGCACCGACGAACTCGGCCGCGATCTGTTCTCGCGCATCCTGGCCGGCAGCCGGGTGAGCCTGACCATCGGCCTGGTGGGGGTGATGATCAGCTTCGTGCTCGGCTGCCTGCTTGGCGGCATCTCCGGCTACTTCGGCGGCCTGCCCGACCTGCTCATCCAGCGCCTGATCGAGATCTTCAACTCGATCCCCGGCATACCGCTGTGGATGGCGCTGAGCGCGGTGATCCCGGTGGACTGGCCGGTGCTGCGCACCTACTTCACCATCACCCTGATCCTGTCGGTGCTCGGCTGGACCGGGGTGGCGCGCGTGGTGCGCGGCAAGCTGCTGGAGCTGCGCGAGTACGACTACGTGACCGCCGCCCGGCTGGCCGGCACGCGCGCCGGTACCATCATCGCCACCCACCTGCTGCCCGGCTTCCTGAGCTACCTGATCGTGCGCCTCACCCTGGCGATCCCCGGCATGATCCTGGGCGAGACGGCGCTCAGCTTCCTGGGGCTCGGCATCCAGCCGCCGGCGGTGAGTTGGGGAACGCTGCTGCGCGGGGCACAGAACGTGACCAGCATCGCCATCTATCCGTGGCTGCTGACCCCGGCGCTGTTCGTGATCGTGGCGGTGCTGCTGTACAACTTCGTCGGCGACGGCCTGCGCGATGCCGCCGACCCCTACGCCATGAGCGGCCGGGGGTAG
- a CDS encoding ABC transporter permease: protein MPFILPFLVTHMNYTSYLLRRLLYMVVTLAVISVLIYVVIQLPPGDAVDTIVAQRESEGDVITEAEELELRRQYGLDRPLVVQYADWVVEFLSGEMGRSIRGVPVNDLIAERLGGTIMLSLISILFTYLVAIPIGIYSATHQYSLADYGLTTLGFIGLATPNFLLGLILLYVFYKFFGLSIGGFYTPGMEEQPWSLAKLFDLIGHLWIPVIVIGTAATAGTIRVMRGTLLDELGKQYVITARAKGLAEPRVIFKYPVRLALNPMVSGVGNVLPELISGETIVAIVLGLPTLGPLMYAAVRTQDINLSGSVLLVISALAVIGVLISDILLVVVDPRISYERKG from the coding sequence GTGCCGTTCATTCTCCCCTTTCTCGTCACGCACATGAACTACACCTCGTATCTGCTGCGCCGCCTGCTCTACATGGTGGTGACCCTCGCCGTCATCAGCGTGCTGATCTACGTCGTGATCCAGTTGCCGCCGGGCGACGCCGTGGACACCATCGTCGCACAGCGGGAGTCGGAGGGGGACGTGATCACCGAGGCCGAGGAGCTGGAATTGCGCCGCCAGTACGGCCTGGACCGCCCGCTGGTGGTGCAGTACGCCGATTGGGTGGTCGAGTTCCTGTCCGGCGAGATGGGGCGCTCGATCCGCGGCGTGCCGGTGAACGACCTGATCGCCGAACGGCTCGGCGGCACCATCATGCTGTCGCTGATCAGCATCCTGTTCACCTACCTGGTGGCAATCCCGATCGGCATCTACAGCGCCACCCACCAGTACAGCCTGGCCGACTACGGCCTCACCACCCTGGGCTTCATCGGCCTGGCGACGCCCAACTTCCTGCTCGGGCTGATCCTGCTGTACGTGTTCTACAAGTTCTTCGGACTCAGCATCGGCGGCTTCTATACGCCCGGCATGGAGGAGCAACCGTGGAGCCTGGCCAAGCTGTTCGACCTGATCGGCCACCTGTGGATCCCGGTGATCGTGATCGGCACCGCCGCCACCGCCGGCACCATCCGGGTGATGCGCGGCACGCTGCTGGACGAACTGGGCAAGCAGTACGTGATCACGGCGCGCGCCAAGGGGCTCGCGGAACCGCGCGTAATCTTCAAGTACCCGGTGCGGCTGGCGCTGAACCCGATGGTGAGCGGGGTGGGCAACGTCCTGCCGGAGCTGATCAGCGGCGAGACCATCGTGGCCATCGTGCTCGGCCTGCCGACCCTCGGTCCGCTGATGTACGCCGCCGTGCGCACCCAGGACATCAACCTGTCGGGCAGCGTGCTGCTGGTGATCAGCGCGCTGGCCGTGATCGGGGTGCTGATTTCGGACATCCTGCTGGTGGTCGTGGACCCGCGCATCTCCTACGAGCGCAAGGGCTGA
- a CDS encoding HD domain-containing protein: protein MSALVDQTLAADLNSGTPSQKVDALFAYMRRRGQSFYDEAVTQLEHALQGAHQAELAGADPVQVAAALLHDLGHFLVDEHDEHADFLHEDLLHEEVGASYLQPFFIERLTEPVRLHVPAKRYLCTTDAAYYDGLSRASKRSFRLQGGPLSAAEQAEFERNPHAQDALRLRRWDDLAKVEGLRTPGLERYREAVQSCLR from the coding sequence ATGAGTGCGCTGGTGGACCAGACGTTGGCAGCCGACCTGAACAGCGGCACGCCGTCGCAGAAGGTGGATGCGCTGTTCGCGTACATGCGCAGGCGCGGCCAATCCTTCTACGATGAAGCGGTCACGCAGCTTGAGCACGCGCTGCAGGGCGCGCACCAGGCCGAGCTGGCGGGGGCTGACCCGGTGCAGGTGGCTGCTGCCCTGCTGCACGACCTCGGCCATTTCCTGGTCGATGAGCATGACGAGCACGCCGACTTCCTGCACGAAGACCTGCTCCACGAGGAGGTCGGCGCCTCTTACCTGCAGCCCTTCTTCATCGAGCGGCTCACCGAGCCGGTTCGGCTGCACGTGCCTGCCAAGCGCTACCTGTGCACCACCGATGCCGCCTACTACGACGGCCTGTCCCGCGCCTCGAAGCGCAGCTTCCGGCTCCAGGGCGGGCCGCTGTCGGCCGCCGAGCAGGCGGAGTTCGAGCGCAACCCGCATGCTCAGGACGCGCTACGGCTCAGGCGGTGGGACGATCTGGCCAAGGTAGAGGGCCTGCGGACCCCGGGGCTGGAGCGCTACCGGGAGGCCGTGCAGAGCTGTCTGCGCTGA